From the genome of Xylocopa sonorina isolate GNS202 unplaced genomic scaffold, iyXylSono1_principal scaffold0162, whole genome shotgun sequence, one region includes:
- the LOC143432406 gene encoding uncharacterized protein LOC143432406, giving the protein MIESLQSGVVELVVASEPYFIHDKPSWISDTEGKVAIIQAPPSWSLQDFDQLLDEVGGVVRRHAHLPTFVLGDLNVHSTLWNSSRTNQRGHSTMDWAASINLKLLNHGDSSTCVRQQGESEVDLSFANSAAARRVTKWIVDTAETLSDYIYIRISVSKIQERRTATKNQNKWSLRRMDDDLFMAATLVATWPDEPTKEAVVESEADWFTRTSCDKEVESTSLGRAARNFAREPVGASV; this is encoded by the exons ATGATCGAGAGCCTACAAAGCGGCGTGGTCGAGTTAGTGGTGGCATCCGAGCCGTATTTTATCCACGACAAGCCGTCGTGGATAAGCGATACGGAAGGAAAGGTCGCGATCATCCAG GCGCCGCCGAGCTGGTCGTTGCAAGATTTCGACCAGCTTTTGGATGAAGTGGGAGGGGTGGTAAGACGCCACGCCCACCTACCAACGTTCGTCTTGGGAGATTTGAACGTGCATTCAACGCTCTGGAATTCCTCAAGAACGAATCAACGCGGCCACTCTACGATGGACTGGGCAGCTTCCATTAATTTAAAGTTATTAAATCATGGAGACTCCAGTACGTGCGTGCGTCAACAGGGCGAGAGTGAGGTCGACCTCTCGTTCGCGAACAGCGCCGCAGCTCGTAGAGTTACGAAGTGGATAGTAGATACGGCTGAGACCTTATCAGACTATATTTATATAAGGATCAGCGTATCTAAAATTCAAGAGAGGAGAACAGCGAccaaaaatcaaaataaatggtcGCTGAGAAGAATGGACGATGACCTATTTATGGCAGCAACCCTCGTGGCTACCTGGCCGGACGAACCGACCAAAGAGGCCGTAGTCGAGAGCGAAGCGGATTGGTTTACGAGGACAAGCTGCGATAAAGAAGTCGAAAGCACGAGCCTGGGACGGGCTGCTCGAAACTTTGCGCGAGAACCCGTGGGGGCGTCCGTATAA